DNA from Centroberyx gerrardi isolate f3 chromosome 20, fCenGer3.hap1.cur.20231027, whole genome shotgun sequence:
TAACTGGAATCTAAGGGCCGTTAATCCCAAGACAGAGATCGAGCTTTTAGGGTTTTAAGCTTGATCCCGGTTTGGGGAAACCGCTCCTAAACACTTTTGATGAAGACtttgaataaaaaatacaatgctGATCAGAAAAcacgtgtgtttgcgtgtgaaTTAACTGACAAGACAATGAAGCCTGACTCACCAAACTAACCAGGTCTTTGGTTATTATTTCAAATGTGGCAATACTGTTGTGAATACAAAATGAGGGCGAGGCGAGCCGTCATGCCGACCCGTATTATTACTGGATAGCTAGAAAACGTGTGTGTATTTAACAAACCCTGAATACAAAAGAGTGCCATCAGCCTCCTTCCTTAAATACTCCCTTATTATCATGTAACTCCAGTGGAAAGGAGTCTCCAATACGATCAATCGATTCTATATATATTGTACAAAGGCAGACAGGAGCTTTTCAAAACCCTGGAaagtcttcagtcttcatctCAAACCATCAGCATTTTCTAATCATTTCAAATGCAGCTTGTAAACAaagtcagagacagagaaccAGTTACAATTTCTGACattaacaaatgtattttaagGCTTTTTATATACCTTATACAATGTATAAATCTTGACATGCTATTGTTGAACTAAAGGTATAACATAGCcgtttttcaactttttttgtcttttaaaaggtagtttaaaaaaaaagcaaaaccaTACCTATTACTGACATATGTCCATAGAATATGGTCTAAATTATGGTGTGGGACTTTTTCTAAAAACAaagtaacaacaaaaaaaaccaaaacatctACTGATAATCCTGATACAGGATttttatgtataaaaaaaataactgatAGTACAGTTCAAAATTAAATTCACAGTATTCCTTATGACGCTAGAAGACACaaactgtatttttctttaaaagcaAACACAAAAAGGTCCACAGCCATGATAAACAActtttgatgcttttttttttttttgaatgctTGAataaagtgtaaaaagaaagagaaggatgtgagagagaagagggagagggagagagagagagagagagagagagaggggatgcaGAGAAAAACCTCCACATCTGTGAAAAgttttaaaaacacagagactGAATCTTATGCTTCGGAGCAAAATGGAAACATAAAAGAGAGCTGGGAAATGTCCTCAAGTCTGTCCAGGGTAACGTGGAGGTATCAGTCACAGAAGCCTTGTTCCCACTGCCGCACTCCTCCGTCTCGTCCACAAACGCCTCCCTccgttttgtttgtttgtccaatCCGCAgagggatttattttttttaaaataacaaaaaaaaaaaaaaaaaaaacaaacattttgctTAGGGCTCCATTACAGGTCTGTAGATACGGTGACATCTTAAACTTGCAGCCGTCATGATGTCTTACAGTTCATCTCTTAGGCAACAATTTGTTTTCCCTTTGTTTCATTCTTCGTATTCGGTTGAACCAGGTGGATGTTCACAAGTTTTTAAAGTCCTGAGTCTTCCACTGAGCAGCAGTTGAGATGTTTAAGCTCCaggcttcttctttttttttttttttaactttccttttttttgttggtttttattAAATTTGTGTTTATACAAGTATATattaatctttttttgtttttatcataaATGTTCATTGAGTgacagtattttttattttttaaccatagTTGGGAGAATTAGGGCAAAGAAATCGatgccttaaaaaaaaagaatctttaGAACATTTAAAACACTCTTAATGTggtaaaaatacaatatattccCAACGAAGAAGCACCGCGTCAAAAAATTCTTGATGTCATTCTTCTGCTGTTAAAAAGGTGTTGATTTGTACAGTATCTCCAGGTCTGAAACGACAGCAAAGAGGCTTGTTAGGTTATATAATTAAAACAAGCTACAATATTAGTGCTCATAATAACGTTTCCTAGTCATTTCACATCAGCTATGATTACAGCACTGACAGTTGAGCATTTTggtgataaaacataaaaaaggaaGCCCACTCACATTGTTCTTTTTGCGAGTGAAGTCAGTGTTTCATAGCGCTGCACAGGCCGTTGGAGGAGAATCCGTGGGAGTCTCCGTTGGCTCGGCTGTAGCCATTTCCTACAAAATAGATCAAGACTTTCAACTGACAGACGTGACAGCAGCAATTACAGAGCAGCATATAttgaaacactgacatttacaATCCCACTCTGTTCTCAAAGGctcatttctgtttgtttcgATGTGATATTTAGATGATTCTTTGGCCTTGGTGTAGGTCGTCTTCAACCCCAAATGAAACTGGTAATGGTTTGTTTACCATTatcacaaaaacatcaacaaatttTTGCTGCTGCTAATGTTAAATTAGTTCTAGGTAAGGCTGCGAccaatgattattttcattatcgattaatctatcatTTTTTCAAATAATCATTTAgtttaatgtcaaaaataatgacaaatgccaatcacaagttaccagagcccaaagtaatgtcttaaaattgcttagtcagtctgaccagcagccaaaaaaccccccaaagtattcattttatgagGATATAAAATGGAGAATAGGAGCAAATCTCAGCATTTGTGACGCTGTAACcaacaaatgtttggtatttttacttagATTAATTTTCTGTATATCGACTAAACGTTTCAGCACTAGTCAGATTATTTTAAATCAACAATCACCCAGTTTTTACTAGAATGAGGATGATTTTGCCTAGAATTTGAGGCTGCAGTCGCCACCATCATTCCCCTTCAACACTCATCGTCTCAAAGCAGTAATACCTGTGTGTCCGTTGAGATGGCGGTGTGTTGCGCCGTTTGTGGCTGCCATGGATGATGTGTGGCAGGAAGCGAGTTGATGGTCACCGTTGTCGTCAGCACTGTATGTGCGCTGGCGTTTCTCTGGAGAGCAGCCGCTGTTGTGTTTAGCGTCCTTGTTGTCACAGTAACGGCGCTTGCGGCTCTCCTGTTCCTCGCTGCTGTCGGCCCTGTGGCTGCGGGCGGCGATTGGGCTGCGCTGCGCAGAGCGACGGCCTTCGAAGCTTTGATCGGCCTCGCTGTCGCTGTCGTGCCGCcgccttttctttttcttcttcttgtgtttgGAGGTCTTGCCCTCAACGGCTCTGTCTGAAGAATCCACGTCAGAGCTTCTAGAGGAAGACAGAACAATACAGACTAGGATCAGCCTCAGGACTCAAATCAACAACCGACTGTGGTATTAGACCTGGTAATCAGCCAAGGAAAATGACATGTAAAATCATGCACTTCAGTTTACAATACAGAGAATAGTATAGAGAGGGTGGTGAGTGTCTTCTTCTTGTTAATAGTTGTGCAAAAGGGCAAATATTAtactgaaaacataaaaaaagcacaatgtaGCATAGAGGTGCAAACAGCATTACTCAcccgctctctctgtgtctgtctttatcctttgacttcttctttttcttgctctttttgtgttttttagccCAACGGGCCTCTgagctgtcctccctctccctgctcagAGGAGCAGCCGTCCTCCTGTCCTGATCCTCCTTCCTAGGAGCAGAttcaaaggcagagagaggagcgcGAGTGGGAGAGCGCCTGGCCTTGGTAGAGGTCTCCGGTACTGGGACAGGCGAGGAAGTGTCCTCTTTTGAAGGGTGATAGTCCCTGTCCCTGCCGTTGCTCTTGTCCTTTTTCTCCCAGGACTCTCGACCCTCCTGCCGCGATCTCCAGCGGCCTTGAGGCTCCTCGCGTTGGGAATAGCCGTGCCCCCTCCGCTCGCGGTCCCGCTCCTCTCTGGATCGctggtggtagtggtggtagtggttAGAGCACCTGTCGCGGTCGCGCTCCCTGGGGTGGTAGACGGTCCGCTCCCGGCGGCGCTCAGACTCCCAGTCCCTGTAGTGACGGTCGTGAGCGGGTGAACGGTCCCTGTATGAGCGATGGTGGTGGTGATCCCGGTCCCGCCTGTAGCGGTACCGATCGGTGTCGGAGTCTCGCTCACGACTCCTGTCCCGGTAGCATCTCTCCTTGTCCCGATCTTTGCTCCAGTCGGAGGagtgcagtctctctctctccctgtcgcGGGAAGATCGTCTTTCGTTGCCTCGGGAACTCGGCTTGGTCAGGTGAGTCTCCCGAACCTCAGTCTGTCCCTCAGGCCCCGTTACTGGACCATTGGTCTGCCGTTTGTCGAGTTCCCCGGCCTCATCAGCACCTGCGCTCGCCCTTTGAGGAGCTACAGCGGTCCCTGCAGTGCTGGCAGGATGGTCTGGCAGGATGGATAAGGCCGCAGGTTTGCCGTGCTGCGCAGAAGAGGAAGCAGATTCTCCAGACGAGAGAGAGCAGCTCTTGGTGGCAGTGGCTGAAGATGGAGAGCTAGCAGCAGAGGATGCTGTGTGCTGAGGCAGGGGGTCAGGAGGAGGTTTAGCCCTTGTGTCATGAGTGGAGAGATGCTGGCTTTCACTGGCAGCAAGATGGAGGTTCTGAGAGGAACTGGCCTGGGTGGGGGCGGCATTATATGCCTCTTTGCTGGaggaaaaaaaccaaacaaaaacattcaagcACATAAAAAGGTGTTTTATGACATCTTTTGGACACAATGTCAGAATGAGAGACATGCACAGCCCAAACATCGATGCAATTGAGTATGTTTTTAACTAACTGAATAAAGTTGTCATTTTAACCTCAGACATGAAGGGATGTGCCTTTCAGTTCACTGCCCTAAGAGGAATTTTTTAGACTGCACCTAATGTCTGGCTGGCTGATACAGcagtatctttttttaaatcaactcAATGTCAGAATGCTAATCTCACCTTGGTTGGCTGTGGTCACATTCTAGTCCATTAGCAGCAGGAGTAGCCACACTGGACAAACCGCCATGATTGTTGCCAGAAATCTGAAGagcacaaaacaagacatttattAGTTTGTGCATGAAAATAGCTGTTTTCTAAACTTATCAACACAGAGCAAAATGCAAGCAACAATGAGCTAATATTTACCTTAGTTGGGGTGTCAAGTCCGTTGACTTTGTGGTGTCCGTTGTGGTGCCCGTTTTGACTGGGTTTGGAGACGCCATTAGTTGGTCCGTTTAGTCCGTTACCGTTATGATGCACTCCTGCCTCCCCATTGGTGGGTCGTGGAGCCGGTCCATACATCTCTCCTGCTCCGTTCTTTCCATTAACGTGACTCTTGGCCAAGCAGCCGTTATCCAGAGTGCCACAGTTCTCCTGGTCTGATTCCTCGGACGACTCGTGGCCGTACGGCACCAGGAATGACGCTCCGTTCCCTCCACTGTGGTGATCCCCGTTACCGTAAGACGTGCCATTAACGTGATGGAGCTGGCGCGGGACGAAGTGAAGGTCTGAGCGGACGTCTGAGGTAgactgtgaggaggaggaggaggaggcgctggaggaagaggaggaggacggctGGCtgtaagaggaagaggaggacgaggaggaggaggaagggcgGTTCTGTTTGCCCTGGCCAATGAAGAAGG
Protein-coding regions in this window:
- the usp42 gene encoding ubiquitin carboxyl-terminal hydrolase 42, whose protein sequence is MTIVDRSSEKSDHESVGCKRSPFTSGDGMDGSCSSSWGMGPAMPSDSPRLKAPGGCLGPTPGATVYNSTPSSVDRPKEQVVMTSGDGIALPQKVLFPPERLSLKWTQVHRIGAGLQNMGNTCFLNSALQCLSYTPPLTNYMLTREHSKTCHEPGFCMMCTMQNHIIQVFANSGNVIKPIGVLNELKRIAKHFRYGSQEDAHEFLRYTVDAMQKSCLPGTKLDRQTQATSFIHQVFGGYLRSRVKCLNCKAVSDTFDPFLDVTLEIKTAPSVTKALEQFVKPEQLDGENAYKCTKCKKMVTASKRFTIHRSSNVLTISLKRFANFSGGKITKDVRYPEYLDLRPFMSQSQGEPQVYGLYAVLVHSGFSCHAGHYFCYIKASNGQWYQMNDSSVSVTDIRSVLNQQAYVLFYIKSSDVKNGGDYSHMSHNPGNPGQSSPRPVVIPRINTTPRHTTTGFIGPQLPPHMTKSALHVNGNGSLRDYPSSSKPSTSSGGLGKPSHGLASSSSISHTLSRPTVIPDHDKRQKLSFFIGQGKQNRPSSSSSSSSSSYSQPSSSSSSSASSSSSSQSTSDVRSDLHFVPRQLHHVNGTSYGNGDHHSGGNGASFLVPYGHESSEESDQENCGTLDNGCLAKSHVNGKNGAGEMYGPAPRPTNGEAGVHHNGNGLNGPTNGVSKPSQNGHHNGHHKVNGLDTPTKISGNNHGGLSSVATPAANGLECDHSQPSKEAYNAAPTQASSSQNLHLAASESQHLSTHDTRAKPPPDPLPQHTASSAASSPSSATATKSCSLSSGESASSSAQHGKPAALSILPDHPASTAGTAVAPQRASAGADEAGELDKRQTNGPVTGPEGQTEVRETHLTKPSSRGNERRSSRDRERERLHSSDWSKDRDKERCYRDRSRERDSDTDRYRYRRDRDHHHHRSYRDRSPAHDRHYRDWESERRRERTVYHPRERDRDRCSNHYHHYHQRSREERDRERRGHGYSQREEPQGRWRSRQEGRESWEKKDKSNGRDRDYHPSKEDTSSPVPVPETSTKARRSPTRAPLSAFESAPRKEDQDRRTAAPLSREREDSSEARWAKKHKKSKKKKKSKDKDRHRESGSSDVDSSDRAVEGKTSKHKKKKKKRRRHDSDSEADQSFEGRRSAQRSPIAARSHRADSSEEQESRKRRYCDNKDAKHNSGCSPEKRQRTYSADDNGDHQLASCHTSSMAATNGATHRHLNGHTGNGYSRANGDSHGFSSNGLCSAMKH